The region ttttaacatattttcaataatctatatttattcttttgagattctttttaattttttagaattattgttaagaaaaattttaaaaatcaaaatcatattttagctATAGTTTAGGAACTAAATTAGCAATTAACCACTTAAATTAATGTTCCACGTCatcatttaatagaaaattttaacagagtggctaatttgcatgtttcaaAATGTATAAGGGCTAATtttgcctatttttttaatagagggGCCAAAATGCAATCCACCCTTAAATATAGGGGCTTCCTTAGTACTTCTACCAATCAAAAGCTAACAGAAGATTTAAGTAACTAGGAGGAGTTCTACATAAATAGAATAAACTTTGAATTAGTAAAACATCTTAAGTAGAGGGGCTGATTTGGAGATTACTGTCAAGTCGTGCTAACACGTTAACACACCTGTTACCTTTGTGAAAGACATACCTAAGTGCTTTAGAAGTCATACCTAAGTTTCGCTGGAACACTAGTGGCTAGTAGAATATGTCTATCCAACCACTTGTATGATCCCTAATTAGAGCTCCAATCCCTGCTCTTCCAGGACCCATCAGTGTTAAGTTTGCCACAAGTCAGTCCTCCCAAGTTCCACCAACAATGGGAGAGACTTGTGCGGAAGAGTATATCCAATTCCAACATCTCTTAATAACTTGACAATCTTTAAGCAAATGTCGTATATCCTTGCGTGAAATGGCGCATGGAAGGCATTAGTCCTCTACCAAAAGATTTTTATGTCTAAGGAACGATTTGGTGGGTAGGAGTGAGCGTTTGATCGAATCGAACGAAAAAAAGTTCGAGTTGACGAGTCTcgttttatcatcctaactcgatttaaaattttttttgaattgagtcgagtaaaatgaaattcgagtcgagttaaattgaatggaattgttcgagttaaattttaaaaaattaaacatgtcaaattaaaatcgtATTGCAATATAATTAATTCTATGTTAGAACacataaatttgatttttttaaaaactctttCAAACCAAAataagagagaagaaaaagaaatgttagtatgataaacttgaataattaattaatttatttaggtcctaaaaactattatttcatatttttaatttttttatattctttacattttttaatatttttaaaatttataatttttttaaaaatataaaatttagaatttttataaatattttgaattttaaaaaaataatttgagttttttttttgtaatttttgctgAGAgcgactaatttgctcattttcaaaattggcaAGGTCCATAGGTGTATTTACACTAATATGTTgtttgagttattcaaattataacttaaattattcgaattgtaaaatttaacttgatTTGAACTCGAAACTCGAACTACTTATTCGAGTTtactcaaaatagaagcaaaaaaGACGTAGAAGAAATAGGGTGCAATGAAATCAAAGgagaaaatttaagtaaaaatttcacaaatacaTGTCATCTTGAAAGTATAATACAACTCAATAAACATGTGGTGTGGTGGTTGTTTACCTCATCtcttcaaatttaatattttttaaactaaactaaatcGATTGGTTAAATCGAGAATCGGATTGGGGTATCGATCTGGAGAGAAGAGTTGGATAGATTGATCTTTAAATCGATTGAACCTATTTTCcgtcattaatatatattttttataatttatttaattgaatagaacaaatatattaaattaaccGATGGTCTAAACAATTTGATTATGGgtccaattttgaaaattttgattttctttaaggAAAAACTTATTgggcctaaactttttttttaatctatgaTCTTTTAGACTTCATGCTCCGAACTGAAGGCCCAAAGTCATTattgttttttcattttagtaataaaatagtcAAATTACTGACATGGCGTAAATTTACTGGTAATTCTCCCTCGTTCTAGCATTACACCCATAGATCTGAGCGTACCGAATCACAGACCAACAGTTCAACACTGGGTAACTGAAAAGAAAACCCTAGCGACCTCACTGTAATTCGTATATAAACCCTCTTTCTTAGCGGTTCCTtccagagagaaagagagagaaggGAGCTCCAAAAAGGCGAAAACAATGGTGTCCGGATCTGGAGTGTGCGCTAAGAAGGTGGTGGTGGATGCCCGCCACCACATGTTGGGGCGGTTGGCTTCGATCGTGGCCAAGGAGCTGCTCAACGGCCAGAAAGTGGTGGTTGTGAGATGCGAGGAGATCTGCATGTCGGGAGGACTCGTTCgacagaagatgaagtacatgaGATTCCTCCGCAAACGGATGAACACTAAACCTTCTCATGGTCCCATCCATTTCCGAGCTCCCGCCAAGATCTTTTGGCGCACTGTTCGCGGGTCAGTTGGCTGATTTTGAAACATCTAGAGCTAAATTTAATTGgtttttgtaaatatttcaatCTTACTCTTTGTTTCTATAAATATTTGAAGCTGAATTCGACTACAATTTTCTAAATAATTCCTGGATAATGACAACATTTGCAGAATGATACCTCATAAGACTAGTCCTATTTTGAACTGGTTTTGAAACATCTAGGGCTAAATTGAACTGGGTTTTGTAAATATTcctatcttttcttttttctgtatAGAATTGAAGCTGAATCTAACTGCAATTCTGTAAAGATTTCATGGATGACAACATTTGCAGAATGATGCCTCATAAGACTAATGTCTTATTTTTAACTGATGTTGAAACAACTAGAGCTAAATTGAAATGGTTTTTGTTTCTGTAAAGAATTGATGCTGAATCCAACTGCAATTTCGTAATGATAACCTTTGCAGAATGATACCTCATAAGACTAAGCGTGGAGCGGCTGCCCTTGCTCGTTTGAAAGCTTATGAGGGAATTCCTTCCCCATATGATAAGATTAAGAGGATGGTCATCCCTGATGCTCTTAAGTAAGTTTCTCAattgtctttcttttttttatttgcaatATATAAGtctgatttttcttgtaattctTTCCTGATATGTTTCAAAAATGAAATTAGGGTTTTGAGGCTTCAGAAGGGACACAAGTACTGCTTGTTGGGCCGCTTGTCATCTGAGGTTGGATGGAACCATTATGACACAATCAGGGTGAGTTTTATATTGTCATTCTGTGCGTTGCAATTGGCTATTCTTCAATCCATCCATACCATTGTTTTTTTATTGAGAGAAGCATTATTTAACTTAATGTATGGCTTAAGTTTGTGTTGGTTAACTTTGTATTTGCTTGGTTTTAATTGCATGTTTAGTTGTTGAGATAACATTCAATCCAGGGATGTGTTTCTTTTTCCTCTTGGAGCTTTTAGGAAAGATTTGCATGTAAAAAATCCATCTTATTTGCATGGTCGTATATATATTTGGATGATTGTTTCCTCATTTCCATGTTTGATGTCTCCGACATGGACATCGGACCTATGTACTTTAGTAAGAATGTAGAGTTGGAGTAACATTCAATCCAgggatttgttttctttttctcttagtGCTCTTCGGAAAAGATGCGAATGTCAGAAATTCATCTTATTCGGATGATCATATCCTCATTTCCATGTTTGAATGTCTCCGACATGGACATCGGATGAATGTACTTTAGGAAGAATGTAGAGTTGGAGTAACATAGATCAGTAGTAGAGTAGGATGTGTCCTGTTTAAAGCTTTTACTGTACTGATCTCTAATTAAAATTGTACTTGCATCAAGGAAAAATATCAGGAATTCTACTTCTTTACCTTTTAAGGGATCCCAATGGGATTTTGACTTTATGTCTTGCATTTCgaattgtaaatatatgttatttatgtCAAGTGCCcttatttatgtattattatgGCTTATCCTTTGAAATTTTTCTTAGAAGCCATTCTTTTGAACTTGAGGATGTGAAATTAATAGATAAATTACAGTACTAAAAATATTGTTTCTAACTAAACTGTGGACATCAGGAGCTGGAGAAGAAGAGGAAGGAAAGGGCTCAGGTTGCATATGAGAGGAAGAAGCAGCTGAACAAGCTTAGGGTAAAAGCCGAGAAGACTGCAGAAGAGAAACTCGGCTCTCAACTCGACATCCTTGCCCCAGTTAAGTACTGAATTTCTAGTGGCTAGCTAGTTTCATAGAATTTTGTTAAAGGTTATTGGTTTCACTATTTAGTTCCTTTTGAGATGTGgaggttaaaatttttgttgaatcTTGGGTTGTCCCTTTTTCTTAATGAACTTTTTGGTGTAGGATCAttcaaatataattcatatatgcCTTTTATAATTAGTGGATGCATTAAGACTATTGGCATTGCTACTGTTATGGAAGCTTCATATGTTTGATAATTGATGAATCAATTATCGGAGCAAGGGGTTGCTTTGAACAAATATTTCATCACAGGTGCAATCTAAAAATTATTGCATCAATAAGCTCAAGCTCGAGTAATAAAAGATATTTGGTTTACATTCTCCAGACTTCAAAATCAATGTCTGCGACATTTATTTTGCTCTAAATATTTTCGGAAATCTGCCATTTCTATCTTGAAAAGAaaacacaataaaataaaaaattggattGCAATTTgcagcttctttttttttttaattacctcGTCGACATGACATGAGTATAGAAGAACTTGGTATCAATAAATATAGTcggttttgttattttttaataaaaaaatatttttataaattttgtttatgattttttaaataaattttaaattttatattagcttaattaaattttataatttattattaatcttttttaccttgttaattttaaaatatttccgtttacttttaataatagggtaagtcaaattgaataaatgtgtaaagatttagggttaaatttgttattgtaCTTTGTatataaacatcaaattttaGCTGATGGTTTGTTTTGCTCACCCATCTaatgtataaagattaatttactcaatttttcATTAAAGAAACTAAATTGTGATCCAAAGTTAGTATAGGAGATTTTGTAATACTTTTACTTTTGCTAGAACTTTCAAACTTAAATCACAAATAGGCATAAACAGTCCTATTTAAGCCAAAACAAAGTAAACTGAAGGCTGTTAATTAAAGCGAGATCATTTTGAGCTAGATTTCCTTTAAAAACTAGTTCCTCTAACTACATGGGCATGTTCAGGATTCTTACACTTTGACTTTTGTTGATACAATGCTTAATAAGAGAATAGTATAGAGAGAGGAGAATAGTAGTTTAGGAGGTCAGTTCACCCAATCAGGTGATTGCAGttgtaaaccaactaaaaatccaACAAAggtaagtgcacctatcaattaatagtatagctacggtgagtaaagatatcgtttccatgaggactaaaagtactagtaattactgtctttctattatttaaccgataaattggagtgattgattaaaaaattaactaaattaattaactaaagaacacaacaaagaacaaatcaggaaaataaacgattaacaaccaagaagcaaaacaatacccaggaaagaatccacttaaacttcatctatcattatcaatCTACTATCTTCAAGACTaaaagcaactgactctaggttgattaattaaaatttctttctaattaaaactcctataatcatattaactcgatctatggattcccctattagattttattttaatctgGTAGATCTATGTCGcactatttctaggattgcatgcaactccactcaattaccctagatctactcttaaacagggtccatcaaacatggattaatagtctagaaatattaaacaaagaattaagcacacataattaagaacaagatccaagtatttattgtgtaaaaatataaatcaaataacaGAATCCATCTTACGGTTCATCTCTTTAGGTTGTtggaaaattagttcatgatagcaaataaaaacatctaaaAGACAATATAAccataagaaacaaagaaactcataataaacttcaaagaaatcaaaaggagatctttAATCTTGATGAAAATCTGCTTTAGAGTcgacttcaatggtatttttcgaattgttttcttgagtattctatgacggTTTACTCCTCTCTTCTTAtctttgtcatatataggtcttagaatgcccgaaaaCCCTTAAAAATTACGTTGGTATTTTTCGaattgttttcttgagtattctatgacggCTTACTCCTTTCTTCTTATCgttgtcatatataggtcttagaatgcccgaaaaCCCCTAAAAATTACGTTTTTCTGTTGTTTGGAGCGCGGTTCGCAAAATcgacacggtctagcacatggctGTGCGGaagctcgtgtggctcacattGCAGTGTGgaagcctgtgtggctcacacggtcgtgtgtacAGCTCATGTGGCTCTTGAAACTTGCTCCGATTTTTTGATTTTCGCCGTTTTTCTgtcattttgctcccaaatgctctcctaaatataaaacatgaatttaaattattagtagcataaaattcatcattttaattcgaataatcatccaaaaacgcattaagagctatattaaaatatattacttttagcacttatcatcAGGACAGGGAGTTGGAGGTTATTGAGAATTAAGATAGTAAAAAGAGTTTGGAGGTATTTACAGGCAAACTTAGTATCCTTCCAGGGTCCCCCCTCTTCATCGTTCCTGGAAGTATTTATAGGCAGGGGTCCCATATAGGATGATGTTAACGTGTTGGACTTGCCATCTAGCAATTATTGTGAAGCTTGTGGGAAGGATGTCTTCAATGGGCCGAAGATGTCTATGACAAGACAAATCATATTATTCATTCCCACTCTGATGGGATAAAGAAATTGGGCCCACGTGATGTTTGGTGACCTAACGACTTCATGTTCCCAATGAATATTAAACTATTTGTTgtctgtagcgacctaaaaatttgggcACAGGCGCTAGTCTAAGTAATTATTGTAAACTTGAAAAtcgaatctcgattttatttgaaaagaagtcgccaccgatctttttttttctaggtgtgatcgaaCACCTAGTAAATTCTcttttttagaaaactttatttttaaacttttctaaaaagaggtaattttaggtctacgtgaaaatccaaagaaaattaaggttcgggagtcagttacgcgcgaggaaggtattagcaccgtCGCGACGCCCAAATTTGGTATCtcattaaacgcgtgttgtcttaattttcaaaaatacaaattcaatttaATAGTTAATCGCGATCTGATCAAAAcacaagaaattttttttaacacgagaattttaaaacacgaatttttttttaaaaacacgaaagtttttgaaactcgagaatttttaaaaacacgaaaatttttgaaacacgaaaataaaaaaaacacgaAAATCTTTAAAACACTACATTttttgaaacaagagaattttaaaacatagaaatttttaaaacacgaaaatttgtgAAACACTAGAGTcgttgaaaacacgaaaatttgtgaaaacacgaaaatttttgaaacatggaaatttctgaaaacacgaggattttcaaaatacaaatttttttgaaaatacgaaaatttttaaaaacacagaaatttttaaaatacatgaatttttgaaacatgggaaaattttttttaaaacgtgaaaatttttgaaacactgaaaatttgaaaacacgaagattttttgAAAcaaggaaattttttaaaaacacaaaaaattttgaaaaatagaatttttcGAAAACATGAGAATTTAAAAAAacggaatttttttatttctattttgctAAAACACGAATATTTTTGAAACCACGGaaaaaaatttttttgaacaaacttttcaattttttattaagcACGTATCGTATTTTACACGAACCGGTGATATTCActcaacatagcaatgaaatcaacgaattagtgtcaaatcgattcgttgccttatttttgaaaacacgactatattttttgaaacacgagaaaaatttttgaagacacgAAAATTTCGaaacacaaaattttttttttgaaaaaataaaaattttttgaatattttttattcttaaaaagACATATCGATTTTAACGCAaaccggtgatattcacccaacataacGATGAAATCCACGATTTAATGTTAaaccgattcgttgccttatttattaaaattatttgaaataaaataaaatagaatttaaattaaattaaaatatataaatacaaaaaatataaaaatgtataaaatactaataacattaaaatgaaatatcataaaaataCGAACATTAAATTAAAAGTGAAATAGACGAAATTACCGAAAATCCAAAACACGAGCTTCACCGAACGGGTTACACAAATTAAAtccccctttcttttcttttttttttctttctttttttttctttctttttctttttttttctctctgctGGGCCTTGTGCTTGCTGGGCCGCGTCGCTGGGCCTGAGGGGGCTGCTGCTATGCTGTTGGGCCTGCACTGAAATGGCCTGCTGCCTGGGCCTGAGCTGCTGGGCTTAGACTGGCctgttgtttgttttttttactgCTTTTTTTTTCTGCTGCTTTTTTTTTGGGGTTGGGCCTGCTAACAACTTTCGGGTCGGGTCACGGGTCagtcgggtcgggtcggatcggctcgatttaaaaaaaaggtaattttcttcttttttttttctttcttcttcctctattcttctttccttcttctttctttattcttcttttttcttcctttctttcttccccGATCAGCCCCCCCTACCGATTTCTCTGCTGCCGGCACTTCCTCCGCCTACGGTGTGACGGCCGGCGACGGCGCacttctttcctcccctttttcTTCTTTGCTTTCCTCTTTCTCGTGGgtgttctttcttctttttttttgaaaattttttctttgcttgctttctctttttctttttgctttggcCCTTATTTCCTTTGCTAGGTGACGGCGAACGGCGGTGCTGGTGCGACGGCCGACGGTGGGCTTGTTGCTGctatttttgcttcttttttgcctaaaaaaattgtgttttttaaaaaaattgtgttttttcttttttttttttgcttcttgCTTTGTTTGTTTGTGTAGGTGCGACAGTTTTGGTGGTGTCACGGTGGCGGTGTGACGACGGTGGGGTGGGCTTTTCGCTTGTTGCtggtttttttttgaatattctcTGCTCTTTTTTCTTTGGTTGCCGAAAATTGAGAACCCCCTTTTCCTCTCTTTCAAATTTTCCTTTTAATCTCTTGATTTTTTGTCCTCTTTCTTCTTGTCTTCAGGTGGCAGTGGAGTAATCATGGCCTAGGGTGGCTGGTGGAGTAGCTGGAGGTGGGAGGAGCATGCTCGGCTGCCATTGGGTGATTTGACAAGTCCAGAAGGATTGAACTGTAGAGGGCGTAAAACTTCTAGGGCAAAagtgaaattttagaaaaatatagggccaaaatataatttttagaaattttaggggtctgaatgtaatttatatttttttgtatttttctgatttattattatttattaatattattaaaacataaaaaaaggcccaaagcccaaacaagtccaacatatttaaaacacaattaaccAACCCTACATGCCCAACCATTGGGCCCAATTATTAGGCCCACATGAGGCAAGCCCAAAAAgatcataataaattttttaaatttttttaaatatatatagaataaaataaaatagaataaataaatacacGAGGGATGTACCggacaaaattcagtgattacagCTGTCCCTCTTTGCTCGTCGCTGTGAAACAGTGATAGAGTAAAGATTTAAAAGCACTGAATTTTATTCGATTGTCCAAAATTTTTTTTGTCTATATTTTTTGAAAGCCTAGAATTGAAAATAGTTTGGTGTGCGATTCGAAGTTCAACTCACTTCTCAGGTTATGAGTTGAtctttgaaaaatagaaattgaaaaatacctcggcatatagcccaaggctcaactcacctttcgcattatgagttgaatgatttttttaagaagaaattaaaaatacctcggcgtgcagctcgaggctcaactcacctctcgtaatatgagttatttttttgaaaaacataaattgaaaaaacaaaatCGGCGTGTGACTCGAGAgccaactcacctctagcaatatgagttgatttttggaaaatagaaattaaaatataccTCAGtatgtgacctgaggctcaactcacttctcacaTTATGAGTTGAtctttttgaaaaacagaaattgaaaaatacctcaggatgacccgaggctcaactcacttctcgcaatattagttgatttttttgaaaaacataaattgataatACCTTAggatgacccgaggctcaactcacttctcgcattatgagttgattttttttttaaaaaacaaaaattaaaaatacctcaggatgacctgaggttcaactcacctcttgcattatgagttgatttttttgaagaacatagattgaaaatacctcaggatgacctgaggctcaactcacttctcgcattatgagttgatttttttgaaaaacagaaattgaaaatacctcaggatgacccgaggctcaactcacttctcgcattatgagttgattttttttgaaaaacataaattgaaaatacctcaggatgacccgaggctcaactcacttctcgtattataagttgatttttttgaaaaacataaattgaaaatacctcaggatgacctgaggttcaactcacctctcgcattatgagttgattttttgaaaaacagaaaatgaaaaataCCTCAGGATCACCCGGGGCTCAACTCACgtctcgcaatatgagtttatttttgaaaaaaaatagaaattgaaaaatacctcgacgtgcgacccgaggctcaactcacctctcgcaatatgagttgattttttaaaaaacaacaaataaaaaatttgaaaaataattctcGAAAGAAACAGGGTTTCAAAAAAACA is a window of Gossypium hirsutum isolate 1008001.06 chromosome D08, Gossypium_hirsutum_v2.1, whole genome shotgun sequence DNA encoding:
- the LOC107943908 gene encoding 60S ribosomal protein L13a-4, encoding MVSGSGVCAKKVVVDARHHMLGRLASIVAKELLNGQKVVVVRCEEICMSGGLVRQKMKYMRFLRKRMNTKPSHGPIHFRAPAKIFWRTVRGMIPHKTKRGAAALARLKAYEGIPSPYDKIKRMVIPDALKVLRLQKGHKYCLLGRLSSEVGWNHYDTIRELEKKRKERAQVAYERKKQLNKLRVKAEKTAEEKLGSQLDILAPVKY